The following proteins come from a genomic window of Deltaproteobacteria bacterium:
- a CDS encoding helix-turn-helix domain-containing protein codes for MNNETPKVADLITEPDLCELFGCKKSQVARLRNDGRLPFLKITRTSRLYLEADVIKWLLARRKVLNVSESDEQGL; via the coding sequence ATGAACAACGAAACCCCAAAAGTTGCAGACCTAATCACGGAGCCGGATCTTTGCGAACTGTTCGGCTGCAAAAAAAGTCAAGTTGCGCGGTTAAGAAACGACGGAAGGCTTCCCTTCCTGAAGATTACCAGGACCAGCAGGCTGTATCTGGAAGCTGATGTCATAAAATGGCTGCTGGCAAGGCGGAAGGTTCTTAACGTCTCGGAGTCTGACGAACAGGGATTATAA
- a CDS encoding AsnC family protein yields MSTNKINDRRLLRLIDGGKSQAEAARIIGVSRQAVSQRLQELRGKTTKAVIVAKKIEQITDCKIDAMAQLTKINSDANEILELLMRWNRGDDEALQILESQVKKVKVGKGKDAEWVKEYKFKDPRELALKAMNEIRGQLKLQLDIFQALFDMRAVEEFQSEVLEAIGQASPEIRDAIVRNLNQKQAIRSVVKFR; encoded by the coding sequence ATGTCAACCAACAAAATTAATGACAGACGGCTTTTGCGGCTGATTGACGGGGGTAAAAGCCAAGCTGAAGCGGCAAGAATTATAGGGGTAAGTCGTCAGGCTGTGAGCCAGCGGCTTCAGGAGTTGCGGGGCAAGACTACTAAGGCCGTCATTGTCGCCAAGAAGATAGAACAAATAACCGATTGCAAGATCGACGCTATGGCGCAGTTGACGAAAATCAACAGCGACGCAAACGAGATCCTTGAACTTTTGATGAGATGGAACCGGGGCGACGATGAGGCCCTGCAGATCCTCGAAAGCCAAGTCAAAAAGGTGAAGGTGGGAAAAGGGAAGGATGCGGAGTGGGTTAAGGAATACAAATTCAAGGACCCGAGGGAGCTGGCCCTAAAAGCCATGAATGAGATTCGGGGGCAACTCAAATTGCAGCTGGACATATTCCAGGCCCTTTTCGATATGCGAGCCGTTGAGGAATTTCAAAGCGAGGTTTTGGAGGCTATTGGGCAGGCCAGCCCGGAGATCCGTGACGCAATTGTCCGGAATCTTAATCAGAAGCAAGCCATACGTTCAGTGGTCAAGTTCCGCTAA
- a CDS encoding helix-turn-helix domain-containing protein — translation MPSQPTEITKRKKAQRISNPFAKRLFTLREAGLYLGRSEYSVRTLIWSGTLPVVKHGKKQWVDIVDMDTFIEKNKETIQ, via the coding sequence ATGCCTTCACAACCCACTGAAATAACTAAGAGAAAAAAGGCGCAAAGGATAAGCAATCCCTTTGCCAAGCGGCTTTTTACCCTGCGAGAGGCCGGCTTGTACCTTGGCCGTTCAGAGTACAGCGTCCGAACCTTGATTTGGTCTGGAACCCTGCCGGTCGTCAAGCACGGCAAGAAGCAGTGGGTTGATATTGTGGATATGGACACCTTTATCGAGAAGAACAAAGAGACGATTCAGTGA
- a CDS encoding DEAD/DEAH box helicase, with protein sequence MIFDSDIPLRPYQTKCLDAILAAFKKGSRSIGVSLPTATGKTILFSVLVRQAVGLGKKCLVIAHRDELIRQPVERMGDVWNEHPEIGIIKAERFEPDAKIVIGSIQTLCRRLDRLPAFDLVVTDEAHHLSNGNTYDRTLSKLWELNPDMKHLGVSATLFRSDKKSMAGIFEEITFELTTLEAMADGWLCPIEYVSVKTDQTLDGVGTARGDFKIGELSQTVNTPERNELVVDSFLERASDRKAIVFSVDVAHAQALAETFEDAGIQSACVHGETPIEERRGMLKDLHTGKLQVVTNCMVLTEGFDEPSVDCLVLARPTKSKGLYIQMMGRGLRLYPGKQDCCVIDLQDHLSRHSLIALADIDKRLKGVVEATRAHPEDNGEPLRLDARLAQGVLNPTMVTEDVYDPSRYYWAEGEHGWVVSFGAGTLYIRRFVNGCMPLLVKDWRIRPLATKPLPAELAFGIANGVLKNEGTEVLYKPNASWRHYPASEKQLQALARAGYEQTGDLSKGRACDMLSRHFAEITFQKWPGRKRLCA encoded by the coding sequence ATGATTTTTGACTCCGATATTCCCTTGAGACCCTACCAGACGAAATGCCTGGACGCCATATTAGCGGCCTTCAAAAAAGGCAGTCGGTCCATAGGGGTGAGCTTGCCCACAGCAACCGGCAAAACGATCTTGTTCTCCGTCCTTGTACGACAGGCTGTTGGACTCGGAAAGAAATGCCTGGTCATTGCCCATAGGGACGAATTGATCAGGCAGCCTGTGGAGCGTATGGGGGACGTGTGGAATGAACATCCGGAGATCGGGATTATCAAGGCAGAGCGGTTTGAACCTGATGCCAAGATCGTCATAGGTTCAATTCAGACCCTGTGCAGGCGCTTGGACAGATTGCCCGCTTTCGACCTGGTTGTTACAGACGAAGCGCACCATCTCAGTAACGGCAACACCTACGACCGGACGCTATCAAAGTTGTGGGAGCTAAACCCGGATATGAAGCACCTGGGAGTGTCCGCAACCCTGTTCCGATCTGACAAGAAGTCCATGGCCGGGATCTTCGAGGAGATAACATTTGAGCTAACGACCCTGGAAGCTATGGCGGACGGTTGGCTGTGTCCTATCGAGTACGTTTCGGTCAAGACGGATCAGACGTTGGACGGTGTAGGTACAGCACGGGGCGACTTTAAAATTGGGGAATTATCCCAGACTGTGAACACCCCTGAACGTAACGAGCTGGTGGTTGATTCTTTTCTTGAAAGAGCCAGTGACCGAAAGGCGATTGTCTTCAGTGTTGACGTTGCCCATGCTCAGGCATTGGCGGAGACCTTTGAAGATGCTGGCATTCAATCAGCTTGTGTGCATGGTGAAACGCCCATAGAGGAACGGCGAGGGATGCTGAAGGATCTCCACACCGGCAAGCTCCAAGTCGTGACCAACTGCATGGTCTTGACTGAAGGGTTTGACGAGCCGTCTGTAGATTGCCTGGTCCTGGCAAGGCCAACAAAAAGCAAAGGCCTGTACATCCAAATGATGGGCCGGGGGTTGCGTCTCTATCCGGGCAAGCAGGATTGCTGCGTTATCGATCTTCAGGACCATCTCAGCAGGCATTCCCTGATTGCTCTGGCCGATATCGACAAGCGGTTGAAGGGCGTTGTTGAGGCAACGAGAGCACACCCTGAGGATAACGGAGAACCTCTTAGGCTGGACGCAAGGCTTGCACAAGGGGTCTTGAACCCGACAATGGTGACAGAGGACGTATATGATCCTTCCCGTTATTACTGGGCAGAGGGCGAGCATGGCTGGGTGGTATCGTTCGGGGCGGGCACGTTGTACATCAGGCGTTTCGTTAATGGGTGTATGCCGTTATTGGTTAAGGATTGGCGTATCCGGCCACTGGCCACGAAACCCTTACCGGCAGAACTTGCCTTTGGCATCGCTAACGGCGTTCTAAAAAATGAGGGGACGGAAGTGCTCTACAAGCCTAATGCCTCATGGCGACACTATCCGGCGAGTGAGAAGCAATTGCAAGCCTTGGCCCGAGCCGGATACGAGCAAACTGGTGACTTAAGCAAGGGCAGGGCTTGCGACATGCTTAGCCGACATTTCGCTGAGATAACATTTCAGAAATGGCCGGGACGGAAGAGGTTATGTGCCTGA